The sequence below is a genomic window from Candidatus Dormiibacterota bacterium.
CCCCCCCTCGGCCGCGGCCTTGATCCGCGCCAATGTCGCCTCCATGCCGCGGCGGTTGTGGGCGGCGCGGTCGCCCACCCCGGTGGCGACCCTGCCGAGCGCCCGGATCACCCCGCCGCGGGAGTCGGTCCAGGTCTCGCTGATCCGGCAGCCGCCGGGGATGGCGGTCACCGTGTAGCGCCACTCCGCGACCGGCAGCCCCATCGAGGCGACCCGGAAGGCGAAGCTCCGGCCCGGGTCGGCCGACACCACCGTCGAGACCGTCGACCAGCGT
It includes:
- a CDS encoding SRPBCC family protein, yielding MGGVNREPGPPPVEVSVDVAAPAEAVYALVSDVRRMGEWSPECVRCEWMGGAGGAAVGARFRGHNRIGLRRWSTVSTVVSADPGRSFAFRVASMGLPVAEWRYTVTAIPGGCRISETWTDSRGGVIRALGRVATGVGDRAAHNRRGMEATLARIKAAAEGGAR